In Gemmatimonadetes bacterium T265, one DNA window encodes the following:
- a CDS encoding ABC transporter substrate-binding protein → MLAGRSAAVRAVTAIVLGAGLGAGACGPDRGAATARSGASGRGTVVIATAGDAESLVPPLSVGLTARQVTDLVFEPLAAIEPALNTVGDVGFRPRLAQRWTWTADSLAIAFHLDPRARFHDGTPVRAVDVRFSFDLYRDPAISAAAQTDLAGIDSVATPDSLTAVFWFHRRSPEQFYSAVETLRIMPAGRLRGLEPAALGRSAFASAPIGSGPFRFASRSPGSRIEIVADTAYHLGRPLLDRVVWSVTPDAAAAVARMLTGDADIYEAIRPEQMRTLARRPSLTTISTAGMYSGYLLFNLRDPGATPARPHPVFGDRALRRALAAALDRRTMVRNVFDTLGAVSLGPFTRAQASADTTIVQPVYDPAGAARALDALGWRAGADGVRTRGGRRLSFTLLAPSTSQPRVRYAVLIQEQLRRVGVEVHIEPLESVAYTTRLRDRQFDAAVDARIMEPSARELREDWGTASADAPRGTNSGGYANPAFDAAVDRALAAPTREAAAPWFHRAYQTIVDDAPAVWLFEPRPTLAIARRLRVTDVRPDAWWAGMARWSVAPGAEIARDRAGPGGR, encoded by the coding sequence ATGCTCGCCGGGAGGAGCGCCGCCGTGCGCGCCGTCACCGCGATCGTGCTCGGCGCGGGGCTGGGGGCCGGCGCGTGCGGGCCCGACCGGGGCGCCGCGACCGCGCGCTCCGGCGCCTCGGGGCGCGGCACCGTCGTCATCGCGACGGCCGGCGACGCCGAATCGCTCGTCCCGCCGCTCAGCGTCGGCCTCACCGCGCGCCAGGTCACCGACCTCGTCTTCGAGCCGCTCGCCGCGATCGAGCCGGCGCTGAACACGGTCGGCGACGTGGGATTCCGGCCGCGTCTCGCGCAGCGATGGACGTGGACGGCCGACTCGCTCGCGATCGCCTTTCACCTCGATCCGCGTGCCCGCTTCCACGACGGCACGCCCGTGCGCGCGGTGGACGTACGGTTCAGCTTCGACCTCTACCGCGACCCCGCCATCAGTGCGGCGGCCCAAACGGATCTGGCCGGCATCGACTCGGTGGCGACCCCCGACTCGCTCACCGCGGTCTTCTGGTTCCACCGCCGCTCGCCCGAACAGTTCTACTCGGCGGTCGAGACGCTCCGCATCATGCCCGCCGGACGGCTCCGCGGCTTGGAGCCGGCGGCGCTCGGCCGGTCGGCGTTCGCGAGCGCGCCGATCGGCAGCGGCCCATTCCGCTTCGCCTCCCGCAGCCCCGGCAGCCGGATCGAGATCGTCGCCGACACGGCGTACCACCTCGGGCGCCCGCTCCTCGACCGCGTCGTGTGGAGCGTCACGCCGGACGCCGCCGCGGCCGTCGCACGCATGCTGACCGGCGACGCGGACATTTACGAAGCGATCCGCCCGGAGCAGATGCGGACGCTCGCTCGCCGTCCGTCGCTGACGACGATCTCGACCGCCGGCATGTACAGCGGCTATCTGCTCTTCAACCTGCGCGACCCCGGCGCGACCCCGGCCCGCCCGCACCCGGTGTTCGGCGACCGGGCCCTGCGCCGCGCACTCGCCGCCGCGCTCGACCGGCGGACGATGGTGCGAAACGTCTTCGACACGCTCGGCGCGGTGTCGCTCGGCCCCTTCACGCGCGCCCAGGCGTCGGCCGACACGACAATCGTCCAGCCCGTCTACGACCCGGCCGGCGCGGCGCGCGCGCTCGACGCGCTCGGGTGGCGCGCGGGCGCCGACGGGGTGCGCACGCGCGGCGGACGGCGGCTGAGCTTCACCCTCCTCGCCCCGAGCACGAGCCAGCCCCGCGTGCGCTACGCGGTGCTGATCCAGGAACAGCTGCGCCGGGTCGGCGTCGAGGTGCACATCGAGCCGCTCGAATCGGTCGCCTACACGACCCGCCTGCGCGACCGGCAGTTCGACGCGGCGGTCGACGCGCGCATCATGGAGCCGAGCGCGCGCGAGCTCCGTGAGGACTGGGGGACCGCCTCGGCCGACGCGCCCCGCGGCACGAACTCGGGGGGCTACGCGAACCCGGCGTTCGACGCGGCGGTCGACCGGGCGCTCGCGGCGCCGACGCGCGAGGCCGCGGCGCCGTGGTTCCACCGCGCGTACCAGACGATCGTCGACGACGCGCCCGCGGTGTGGCTGTTCGAGCCGCGGCCGACCCTGGCGATCGCCCGCCGCCTGCGCGTGACGGACGTGCGGCCCGACGCGTGGTGGGCGGGGATGGCGCGCTGGTCGGTCGCGCCGGGCGCGGAGATCGCGCGCGACCGGGCCGGGCCGGGGGGCCGTTAG